The following are from one region of the Chanos chanos chromosome 10, fChaCha1.1, whole genome shotgun sequence genome:
- the gskip gene encoding GSK3-beta interaction protein, producing MEVDCKPEDSSKSAYEERCVDLGDVKDMRLEAEAVVNDVLFAVADMFVSQSLDNALDVAYINVETREGNRYCLELTEAGLRVVGYAFDQVDGGLNTQYHETAYSLLDSLSPGYREAFGNALLQRLEKLKQNGQ from the exons ATGGAAGTGGACTGCAAACCAGAGGATTCGTCAAAATCAGCATACGAAGAACGCTGTGTGGACCTTGGAGACGTCAAAGATATGAGACTAGAGGCAGAGGCAGTGGTGAATGATGTGCTCTTCGCCGTAGCTGATATGTTCGTTTCGCAAAGTTTGGACAACGCCCTGGATGTGGCTTACATAAATGTGGAGACAAGAGAGGGTAACCGTTACTGCTTAGAGCTAACTGAAGCTGGTTTAAGG GTGGTTGGCTATGCGTTCGATCAGGTCGATGGGGGTTTGAACACACAATATCATGAGACTGCTTACTCACTCCTGGACTCCCTCAGTCCTGGTTACAGAGAAGCCTTTGGGAATGCTCTGCTTCAACGACTGGAGAAGCTCAAACAGAACGGACAATAA